The proteins below are encoded in one region of Helianthus annuus cultivar XRQ/B chromosome 2, HanXRQr2.0-SUNRISE, whole genome shotgun sequence:
- the LOC110892896 gene encoding uncharacterized protein LOC110892896, producing MTWEDFKTPFLKHHSPKIVINKIKEEFMQLRQKGETVDKITGTFMDKLKFCDELVKTEEQKIYYYHTMLRAEYREFMTPSHYQSLTDIINAAREREIELKRQVERGERRALDENPSPTKKSNVAESSKKRNAKGGSPSCKICGRAHKGECYFKNKPCVACGKTGHGVLNCPDKVMVCYKCYQSGHKKSECPELTGKKGSADSKNETPKAKARSFQITAAEAKMEPDVVTCIFTVNSVLARVLFDTSANKSFVSHRFIQNPLFTLTKLPMPMEVEVGNNKSFIVCDICRECKLDIDGEEYSIDLIPCPWVNFKW from the coding sequence ATGACTTGGGAGGATTTTAAGACACCATTTCTCAAACATCATAGCCCCAAGATAGTAATCAATAAGATAAAAGAAGAATTCATGCAATTGAGGCAAAAGGGTGAAACCGTTGATAAAATTACGGGGACATTTATGGATAAGCTCAAGTTTTGTGATGAGTTGGTCAAAACCGAAGAACAGAAAATCTATTACTATCATACCATGCTGAGGGCTGAAtatagggagtttatgactccctcACATTACCAAAGCCTTACCGACATAATCAATGCAGCACGAGAGCGCGAGATTGAACTAAAAAGGCAAGTTGAAAGAGGTGAGAGAAGGGCCTTGGATGAAAACCCGAGTCCCACAAAGAAGTCAAATGTAGCTGAATCTTCGAAGAAAAGAAATGCAAAAGGAGGTTCTCCGAGTTGCAAAATATGTGGACGCGCTCATAAAGGTGAATGTTACTTTAAGAACAAACCTTGCGTTGCATGCGGCAAGACGGGGCATGGGGTTTTAAACTGCCCAGACAAAGTGATGGTGTGCTATAAGTGTTATCAGTCGGGTCATAAAAAGTCAGAATGTCCGGAACTAACGGGAAAGAAAGGGAGTGCTGACTCCAAGAATGAAACCCCAAAAGCTAAGGCAAGGTCGTTCCAAATcaccgctgctgaagcaaagaTGGAACCAGATGTGGTTACATGTATATTTACTGTAAATTCTGTCCTTGCACGTGTTTTGTTTGATACAAGTGCGAATAAGTCTTTTGTTTCTCATAGATTTATTCAAAACCCTTTGTTTACATTAACTAAATTGCCTATGCCAATGGAAGTAGAAGTAGGTAataacaaaagtttcattgtttgTGATATATGTCGGGAATGCAAACTGGACATCGATGGCGAGGAATACTCCATTGATCTAATACCATGTCCATGGGTGAATTTCAAGTGGTag